Genomic DNA from Hordeum vulgare subsp. vulgare chromosome 2H, MorexV3_pseudomolecules_assembly, whole genome shotgun sequence:
TATCAGTGTCTCTTATCTAAGATCATGAGATATCAACGTTTAGCACAGATCAGTGGGGAATCTAAGGAAAAAAGGAGGGCAGGCTCAAAGTTAACGAATAAACAATTCTTGATGAGATCTTCTGTTGTTTTCAGTGCATTCATCTGGTTCATCTTGCCCTCTATTCTTTATCTGAAAAGACATTGTAATTGTTCAAACCATTACCTTTGAACCTCTAAAATCAGAGAAAGGCCACTAGCATATCCCTGTCACCTACGATCCAGAGCTTTTGAATGAAGCACAACACAAATTTACATCTTCTAAAGTTAAATGCTGACAATTCTCCTCTGAAGTATCAGGTTAGTATCCATTTGCCCTATATTCATCGTGTTGCCTTAGCATCGAACTTGGCTACTGTTTTTTATCCTAAGCTTGAGGGTAGCCATTTCCAAAGATCGTTCATATTATCCATTTGAGATAACATATTAACCAAGATTATTTTGTTCTGTTGCAACATGTCCCATCTTATGTTACATTATGTAAAAAAGGGTGCTCTTATGCAATAATGCTAGACCTAAAAAGATTTATAAAGGTTTACTTAACTTTCCAAACTATTCCTTCTATCCCCCCTGATTTtcagtgggggtggggccccctcaTTCCTCAATTACCAATCACAATTTAACACATCAGTTTATACGTAAAATGTTTAAGTAAGCTTTTGTAGATGTAGCATTACTCGCTCTTATGGCCTTCAACCAAGGCGGGAAGTAGAAGACCTTCCAGATGGCCATGCTTGCTGTTTTAAGGAAAGCAAGGAGCTACGTCATGTCCCTAGTGACGTAAACCTATGATTGTTGGAACTAAAATGTCCAAATCTTatgatttttctcttttttgcatGTTCCAGATCTAGCCCTCCCTACTAACTCCCGCATTAGTGTAGATTTTTTATCTCTTTGTTTTTTCATAGGAACGCAGGGGCATACAGCTGATACTATAATTTATTTTAGGATGCATGAAAAAATATACAAACAAAACATGATGAAACAAAAAATTCCACCCAAATTTATTCTGATTGGTACAAACTAGAAAGACTCAACTGACTGATCAACGCTCTCATACATAGAAAAATAGAACATACTCGCATGACAAACAAACAAATAAAAGCAAACAAGGAGTAGGTGACATCGACCGCTTgaaattgaaaccaacatatcCAACGAACTAGAGGTCTTGCATGCACGAAGAGACTTTCAGCACGCACTCACTAGCAGGCCTTCTCCCTGACGCATTGCACATTATCCTGGGCCTTTTTGCCTTGAGCCTTCCAGTTCTTCTTCATCTTGCAGAGGCACGAGTGGCCTCCAAAGACAACACAACAGTCAACTGGAACCTTACTGACATTACCCGAAATAATCCTGTCGGCCATGGCATTTTGCATACCTACTCCGAAGCTCTTGTAGCACGCATTCACGACGTTCTGATCAACAATGTCGCACGACGGCGCACCACCGGCGGCGGGTACCTG
This window encodes:
- the LOC123431083 gene encoding uncharacterized protein LOC123431083 codes for the protein MLPRLVVVAALVGLMCAVAVAQVPAAGGAPSCDIVDQNVVNACYKSFGVGMQNAMADRIISGNVSKVPVDCCVVFGGHSCLCKMKKNWKAQGKKAQDNVQCVREKAC